The following proteins are encoded in a genomic region of Arachis ipaensis cultivar K30076 chromosome B02, Araip1.1, whole genome shotgun sequence:
- the LOC107627220 gene encoding late embryogenesis abundant protein D-7: MSSAQQNFNAGQAQAKTEANFQAAKDSASAAADRAKAAYNTTGQAREENKEEATGLLQQTGEQVKNMAQGAVDTVKHTLGMDKN, translated from the exons ATGTCTAGTGCACAACAAAACTTCAATGCAGGCCAAGCTCAG GCCAAAACTGAAGCAAACTTTCAAGCCGCTAAAGATTCAGCTTCGGCAGCTGCAGATAGGGCTAAAGCAGCTTACAACACAACAGGACAGGCTCGTGAAGAAAACAAGGAGGAAGCTACTGGTTTACTCCAACAG ACTGGGGAGCAAGTGAAGAACATGGCTCAAGGTGCTGTGGACACTGTGAAGCACACACTTGGGATGGATAAAAACTGA